ACCGACAGGTCCTCGCTCTCTCAGGATTCCTCTCAATGCTAATGTATCTCGAGCAGTATCCAATGGCCATTGGAGCATCCCGTCGGCCCGATCTGAAGACGCTGTAACTCTACAGATCATTTTGTCGACAACGGTGATTCCATCGTCAAGTAACAGAGCCGACGTCTTCTTGTGGAGAAACAGCTCCGGAGGTTTTGGTCCATCTTTCTCTTCTCGGGTTACTTGGGAGAGGTTAAGAGTAACTAGGCCGCAGGTTCCGTGGTACTCGGTGGTTTGGTTTAAAGAGGAGATTCCACGAtgttcttttatttcttggacGGCGTTCCTCGGAAGACTTCCCACTCGGGATCGTTTAATTTCTTGGGGTTTATCGGTGCCACCAGGTTGTGTTCTCTGCTCTTTAGCTGATGAGTCTGTAAACCATTTGTTTTTTCAATGTCCCTTTGCGGTTGCTACTTGGTCTCGTTTCTGTGGCAGGTACATGGCGTCACCACCATCCTCTCTTGCTGATGTCGTCCTCCTCTGCCAACAGCTTCCTGGACCTCATGCTTCCCGTGCGGTGGTTGTGCTCAAGCTTATCAACCAGGTTATCGTCTACACCCTCTGGCGAGAGAGAAATAGCCGCATCTTCTCCGGTGTTTCTTCATCCCAAGAGGCCTGTTCGCGTCTGGTGGATCGAGCCGTAAGAGATAGGTTGCTGTCCTTGACTCGTCCTACTGCTACTGCTCCGTCCCCTTCTTTACTTGAGCTGTTCTTTTGGTTTGTTTCCCCGTTCAGTTAATGCTACTCTCTTTTTATTGCTCTGTCTCAAGcttcttttcttgttcttcttctgttctgcttcttctcttttttctgTAATAAGTTGTGTCTCACAACATTGTAAACTCTAAAAAAGTGGTATAAATTTTgacatttagaccaaaaaaaaaagaaaacataaacaaaacaagCGAAAACAGCCACTAGGCTTTTCTCCTAGCACCCGCGACCTCCAACAAAAATAGCAACACTCTAGCCACTAGACCAAGCTGTTTTCATTGTATTATCtcacatataataatatatatggatAAATACTATAAAATTAATCCCCGATTAATTTTCGATTTCCTTTCAATTCGCTAGGCCCATACCGTCTGCACGCGTTACGCCTAGCGCAACCTTAAACATTGATCAAAACTAGACAAACATCACCACTttgtaattttgaaagaaacttcacaaaaatcaatgtatGTATTCAATGAAGGAAACTTCAAGAGAAACTCTACAGCATCGTATCTGACATTAAGGCCGTTGGTCTATCgtttgattttgtttcttttacctGGATCTCTCGCTAGAGAAACAGAGATGCGGATTCGCTGGCTAAGCAGAGTTTGTCTTCCGAGCTTGCCTTAATGGTCTTATCTAACAATGGCTAAATAAAACATTGAATGAAtgaaattttgtgtttaaaaaaatactcaataaaatgaaaattaatattttcaaaatgaagaatCATGCataaaagataagaaaataaaatattcacaACAAGAAACTAAGATTTGGTTAAATAAAGCTCAAAAACTATCAACGAATAAAAATATCAGTTtagtattttttcaaatttaataatttatataaatNNNNNNNNNNNNNNNNNNNNNNNNNNNNNNNNNNNNNNNNNNNNNNNNNNNNNNNNNNNNNNNNNNNNNNNNNNNNNNNNNNNNNNNNNNNNNNNNNNNNtggacctaacatttattttgtaagttttaaaattaaatacacctttatactttatagttaaacctacattaaatcactaatgttcctttctttatactactatccatttccaaacaatatacttatttctttatactacttaAATGTTTccaacaatattttttatatactactatcaatgtttccaaacaatacaataattaatcttagttatttatatatccatcattttttttaaaattttgtagaaacgtcataatttcataaattgcaaaataatgaactttaaaatttggattataagattacaaattatgaactattacaatttaaatcaaattagattacatatcggtcatccatcagttcaatcggttagtctcggttttagtgattttttaatatgaatattttaaaaacctaaattgaattgttagatctccggattaaccggtataatcacaatcgggttgaatttaaaaacactgatttaaatgcaaaaatattttaaatacacactctttaaaaattaccaaaatatttgttaagttattagtgaaattttcatcgtaaaatattccgcgcttccaaagcgcggatcaagatctagttttatataataaatgagaactcacttaattaattttgtttagttgtctttgagttttagaaaaactattataatttgattcgttaatagattttctattttcatttaatttatgaGTAAGAAAATCACTTCTAGAACTAATTTTTATCAGTATCCAAATGATATAGATATAttgcataaataatttttggtaattaaatatgtgatttatataaaatatatgtaatgctcataaaatcattttattactCAAGTATTTATAagctatataatatatttcaaaagtaATTTATAGAATTGATATAGTAGTTTTATATTCCTATGTAGTTGGATATGAATATGTAGAGAATGTGTAACAATCATATTGTCTTATCTTTTAATCTTAATATAGACATATAACTTTagctaaaaattatttaaaaatcaaatgtttCAATACTACATACCTTCAAAACtcattttcattaaaaactgaattatgaatattatatataactaattttagtaaaacatttaaatacaaaatatcaacagatatttaaaatagtcataatcatcttttttaattattctttaaaaatatttaacagtaaacacatatacaattttttatgatgaaaaaatatcttagtttgacaaactataataaatatattgttacaaAACATTCAAACCCACAAAATTACGGGCATCCACCTAGTTATAATATATACACTAGATATGtagtaaatataattacataacataaaaattgaaattttgaCCTATGGATAAAATGATAGTAGTTTTACGAATAACTAACTATAAATTTAGTTAACGTATAAAccttttacatattttattttaaaattacaccaagtttttttctatatattactTCACCAATTTATCAAGAGGTGGCTTTAAGAAAGCAATTTAATcttaagaattttatttaaaacataataaaattgatcagaagaaaaaaaaaaccttttcaAACAAAACCGGATTTCAAGTTCTTAGAATCaaaactaaaactatattttacgTATATACtacaaacatttataaaaatcagGGGCCCTAAAAATTTGAGACTACTTAGGAGCCCTAAGACAAATGCTTTTCTACAACAAGGTCAGCACGGCTCTGGATACAGCCAGTCAGCCACCACAGTTTTAGCTCAATTTCGGTAGAGATATTAGTTAGGCAGTCTTTTTGTTTCTGTTAGGAAACATTTCATCTTCTAACAGATTCAGAAATCATAAATTATGAGAAGTTGATGTGTTTGATAAAAGTAAACGAAATTTAGTCCTTGATTAAATTGAAGCTAACAAATTGGTTTACTAATAACATTATAtgataaatgaataaaaaattgaaagacTTTGTCTTTTCAAAGCCTGCTTGGCACACAAGACGGGCCAAAAGTTAGGTAAGTCTTtggaaagaaacaaaacacagACGAATTTAGTGAAGTTTAAGATGTATTTTCTGCTGCGACTGTTCCAGTAACGCCACTTTCTTGGCGCTACAACGGTTCAAAAGTTAGTCATCCGAGAGaacaaaacacaaagaaaagTCTAATAAAGTTTAAGATGTATCTTCTGCTACTACTATTCCAAGAACGTAACCTATGGGATTGTCATTTCAAATATGACAAACTTGATAACTATTTCGTGGtaaggaaataaaattatatttaagatgGTTTCTCAGTTGCTACTATTCTAATAGCGTCGCCTATAAAACTGACATTGCAAATATACTCAAAAgttaaaactgttaaaagaaaaataatccaAAATGCTTAATTTGATGCACCCTTGGACCCTTCGTAAATTTTAGAACGTATGGCTGTTGAGATTGCAGTTTAAGTCGCAtaattgaaatttaaatttaattctaAACATTATTGTTTGCtagtttctatttattttaattagtattttttctttgaaataagCTTACCATTAAAAACACAGTTACTTTTTTACGTTAATACccgaaaacaaaaacaattaaggTAGAATTTTTTTTCACATTCAAACACAATTTAagtacataatttttttgtcaaaaaaaaaaattgatcaagAAATTCAAGCACATAAATTGGCATTTGAAACAATCCAATggcaaacaaaatattttttacaagaTAAATATAGTTGAAAGGTGTTACAACTTAATTAGcattattgtttttctttactcATTCACATTTGGTGTacatattttatcataaaaaccTACTTTCGACCCATATCATAAGTACACCCAAAAGTCTATAAATACTGGCTTTCAAAGTTCATAAGTCATCACTTCTCAAGTCTTATAaccaaaagaagagagaaaaatgGCTTCATCAAATCTATTAGCGATTAAGCTTTTTTCATTCATGGTGCTATTCGCAATATCCCATGCTCAATCCTTTTCTCCAGGTACGCTATTTGCATAAACACAACTTAATTTGACACATAATGAAATAATACCAGAGCTATCTAGTGTAGCTGTAGGAGTATATTATAATCACATATTTATGTATCACTATTTTGTATATCAATATTCAATAGTACTGGACGTTTCAACCTTCGGTTAAATGTACAAAATATAAAGACACACGATTTATATGTATACACGCAGGTCGGAAACTATTGCAGTACATTCCTACTACGAACTATCCCCCGGAGCTGCCACCGGCGTACTCTCCTATTCCGGAGCTGCCACCATCGTACAGTCCAACTCCGGAGTTTCCACCGTCGTACAATCTTGCTCCGGAGCTCCCTCCGTCGTATTTTCCTACTTCGAAGTTCCCATCATCGTACACTCCAACTCCAGAGCTGCCACCATCATACACTCCAACTCCGAAGTTCCCACCGCCGTCGTACAACCCTACTCCTGAGTTCCCTCCGTCCTACACTCCAACTCCGGAGCTACCACCATCGTACATGCCTACACCAGAGCTTCCTCCGCCGCACTTTTCTGCTCCTTCTCCGGCGCCTTATTAATCCAAATTATGGCGGTCCATGCGTGAGAATTCAAAGTTCGTCACACTATTACACATGAAATAAACAAGGATATTACTTTTAcaattatcaaataaaatatactgTATACTACATTTTGATCACTATTTGCTAGTGAATAAAGGATGTTGCTCGGTAATGTTTACCTTTTTTCTGATTTGTATAAGGTTAGAGCAACTCTATTGGTGAGATAGTATTTccaaaaatgttaaatcaataaaattttaaaattttaagttaatttaatCATGTATTGAAGGACACAAACAGAATTTAAACTATGTATAAGTAAactattttacaaaagaaaaaactgatGTAAAAGTAGACATGTATTTGAGCACCTTGTAGTATAGATTTCAAATGGATATTTCTTGtatctaaaagaaaaataactgatgacaaaaagaaactaaaatgaagagagagaaaaaaatctttcatgtgtgaattagaaaaaaaaacttgtggaaAATTCATAGAAACATTTGTGTCTTTGTGAGTGAAATAATTTTTAGCTAAAACTtagatataattaaattatattaaaatattaatattattttgctTGAGAATTTTTAGAAGGTCCTAAGTATTGGAGATGTTCTTAAGAGAGTTTTCTATGGAGTTTCCAAATTTGTTAATATGggaatttattaaatttttattttcttttcatttttatatttatttaaatttattaatacatgATTAAAAACTTAGTACCACAATATTTTGGATACTTTCATTTATCTAACTTGCAGTTTATcatgtaaaataatttgaaaattccaTTAAAATATTCCAACTAAATTTCGTTATGCTTCTAATACATGAATTTTTTCTATCgagttcattattttaaataattaatttgttcattttaatacactaattttttttaaattgttctcattttaattttgtaactatttttattttaatcaaaataatgataaattttaaaccaaatttaaaaataatctcaaattgaaaaatatattaaaaattctaatttaaaCGTAaagtttagaaataaaaataactaaattttggaggaaacattaaaatttagaaaaactCAATTTTGATTGAAAGATAAACTAAATAGTATTAATTACATAGAATAAACTGAATTTGATActgaaaatgaaactaaaattaaagtGTTTAAGGCCATCCacaatttagtttattttattcataaaatttaaaataaaattagaaactttaagatttatttttaaatttgggagactttaaaattttgtttactaatcaatatttttttattaaaataaaaataattttagtattaaaTGAGCatagtttttaaattcaatgtattaaataaacaaaataagttGAAGTATTAAACTGGATAgcaaaaaatttgtatattaaaaGGTTTATTGAAATTTAGTTGGAGtgtttttatggatttttttctttctggatgtttttatgaATGAAATTTATGAGTAGAAAACATTTGATATATGTTAGTTTTCAGAATCTTGTACGTGTGGGTTaacatttaatttgttttattcgATATTTCAAGATATACTTTTCGTGGTTTTGCTACAACTACAATAAATAGATGTAAACAGTAAACAGAATTATCATTATGATAATTGACACTATACATCTTACATAACAGACTATAGTGGTCACCAACTTACCAGTAATTGAAATCGCACAATTAGGATCACATTTCCCTCAACTCCAGGGTAAAACACCGCACCGTATTATTACATAGATCTCAAAAACatttcatatatgtatttatacatAGGTAACCTAAACCAAATGAAAAGGCACCACAACCATCAGCGAGCAAACTTTTAATTCTCACGATTCATGTGGCCAAATTGGAACTTCGATGGCGAAatcttctttttccttttattcaCCGGACCGCAGCCAGGGGGATTGAAGCATCTCGGAGGAACAGGAGCGTACGAAGGACCGTCGTAGGCTTGGGCCGGTGGATCGCGAAAGAACTTCCCATCTGAATACATATCCTAATTAaccatattaataataatagtaattgttgaacaaaaaaaaagtaataatactACTAATGCGAAATAATGAATTCCGGAGATGTaattaatattcatatattatagTATTAAAACAACTTAGATTTCATAATATGAAAACGTACCTGGAGAAAAAGTTTGAGCATGGGCGATTATGAAAAGAGCCAAGAATGAGAGAAGCATAACCACATAGAGCTTCGATAAACTTGGCAAAATGTTatccatttctctctctcttatttttatcttaCAAGACTTGGAAAGTGATTGGTATTTATAGACTCTAGAATATGGGGttaaaaacacattttaataCCCCCCTTCACTACCGTGGAGTGTCCATCATCATTCATCAGACTCAAAAGCCAAGCCATTATACACCCAATAGTCCAGAGAACCGgacaaaatatgattaaatcctacttcagtaaaaaaaattaaaagattttgttcattaataactaaaagtttaattttttaaaaaaaatttctcatctgaaaacaagataaattttCTGATGTCATTGTCTACTTTACAATCACGTTATTACTTGGGGTAATTTTAGTCTCTTATTTGTTTTATCTGATTCTTCCTACATGAAATATTAAAGGGGAAGTTTAATCCCAAATTAAATCCTATACTAGAAAGACTGTAACTTAGTTCCTATTACTAACATCTATGAATAAAACAAAGAATGATTTGTAATCATTTTTTTGGTCGAAGTGATGATTTGTAGTCATCACTGGAAGATGTCATTTTCAAGCGTGTACCTAATGTTCTGAATTATACTTTACACAAATAACTGTGTTTTTTTCGAGTGGACATGGTCTCGACGCGTAAATGGCTTCTCTTGAAACTTATCTCCAATGTACACAAGTTTCTAGTTTCCATATTGATTTCTTAAGGAACATACTTTGATTTGtcttgataaaattttcttcGGACAGCGACGAATTGTCAATATCAGGCAAAGAAAATTATGATATAATCATCAACAAAAATGGAAGGAGGGATTAAAAACTATAAGCCTAAGTTTATGTACTGCTACAATAATAGTATAACTCCCTACAAACAAGGGAGTGACAAGACATTTTCGTGTGATATCTTTGATTAAATTTGTagaaaaacaaatgtttttcaaaacaatttttgtaaaaaacaaaattataatatgggcttatttgccaaataaccaaaataaaagagTAATTAGATTTTTAGTAAGAAACTAGAGAGAAATAGGAAGATAGATAAGAAGAGAGAGGGTGTTTTTGGTTAGATAGtgggtttgtgtttttttttaatggttaTAGGGGCAAATTTTCCTTATAACATATTCAAGTGATTAGTCACTAACAGTTTTGAAATGTGGTTCAAAACTAAGTTGCATAGAAATTTTACCGGACGTTTGTTTTCTGCTTCAGAACCAGTATTAGAATTGTAACTATATGGAAGCTTACTTAACTTCATTTTCAAAATgctttaaaaatatcttatttaaaaatatattggaagcttatgattctcttttttttttgtcaacagctTATGATTCTCTTTTAGAATCAAGCTTCCATTTATAATGAAAAgataatatcataaataaataagtataaaaTTATGATGTTATGTTTTTctgtaaaatctaaaatttaataatactaGAATAGAGAGAATAGAAATATGAAAACATGATTACAcatcaaatttgaagtttcatctttttatttgcattttgatcCTTACAATTAATTACACATCATATTATgattttaagtattttctaatttattattttaatccttaaatttttatatctcgtaaatatttcagatttttttaaataaattcaggttttacacataaaattaaataaaattttaaaataacatttatattatttaaaaactagaattagagaagaaaaagaagaatagtacaaaagaaattttataactaaaactattttaaaagatacttgaagacataattattacaaaattcaaatattGTAATAACACTAATAGCCGGGTAAATTTGCTCCGGAACCTTTAAAATCTTCAAAGTATTGTCTAAAAAAACTGTGTAACCGAAGATGGATCATTATGAAAATCATTTTATGGAATAATGTGGTGTTTTGCTTCTAGTTCAATATTTAACTATGTATTtctatttatgattttatactTTAGtgtaaattttgttaattaattttccggttatatttttatatattttataggtatttataatttttatctgAATTTACATtagttatgaaaaatataaaaactatatacaaATAATTAGTTAGTTATCTTTTGGAGTCGTGATACTGATAGCAGGTTAAATAGTGCAAGATAAATGGACTGA
The sequence above is drawn from the Raphanus sativus cultivar WK10039 chromosome 7, ASM80110v3, whole genome shotgun sequence genome and encodes:
- the LOC108815453 gene encoding uncharacterized protein LOC108815453, which encodes MLQLKDQLHTFLRCSIGDGNTALFWHDYWTELGPLHQLFGPTGPRSLRIPLNANVSRAVSNGHWSIPSARSEDAVTLQIILSTTVIPSSSNRADVFLWRNSSGGFGPSFSSRVTWERLRVTRPQVPWYSVVWFKEEIPRCSFISWTAFLGRLPTRDRLISWGLSVPPGCVLCSLADESVNHLFFQCPFAVATWSRFCGRYMASPPSSLADVVLLCQQLPGPHASRAVVVLKLINQVIVYTLWRERNSRIFSGVSSSQEACSRLVDRAVRDRLLSLTRPTATAPSPSLLELFFWFVSPFS
- the LOC108836786 gene encoding extensin-like, encoding MASSNLLAIKLFSFMVLFAISHAQSFSPGRKLLQYIPTTNYPPELPPAYSPIPELPPSYSPTPEFPPSYNLAPELPPSYFPTSKFPSSYTPTPELPPSYTPTPKFPPPSYNPTPEFPPSYTPTPELPPSYMPTPELPPPHFSAPSPAPY